Genomic segment of Paucidesulfovibrio longus DSM 6739:
GGAAGAGGTCGAACCCGGTGGTTCCGGCGATGGACCCGGAAATCCAGCCGGAGACGTTTTCGCCGAAGGTGGTCACGCCGTTGCTCAGACCCGTGAGGTTGTTCAGCAGGCTGTAGGTCACGTTCTTGCCGTCGGTGAAATGAAAGTTGAAGCCGAGCCGCCGGGTCACGGAGCGGTTCATCTCCGCGATGCGGACTTCGAGCATGACCTGATGCACGCCGCCCACCTGGAGCAGGTTGACGACCTTTTCCGGGGCGTAGTTCTCGGCCAGGGCCAGGGCCGTGGAAAGATTCGCCGTGCTGGAGACCGTGCCCGAAAGGGTCACGCTCCCGCCCGTGGGCATGACCTGGATGTCGGGCTCGCCCGGCAGCACCTGATGGAGCATGCGCTTGATCTCGGTCACGTCAGCGGTCACGGCCAGGTCGTAGACGCGCATGATCCGGTCGCCCGCGCCCCAGAGGGTCAGGGTGGTCGTGCCCGGCGTCTTGCCGGAAATGTAGACCTGGCGGGGGGAGACCACGATCACGTCGGCCTGTTCCGGCGCGGCCAGGGAGACGCGGGTCACGTCCGCTTCCGGACGCAGGATCACGGACTTGCCCGTGTGCAGCTCCAGGGACATGGGCCGTTCCATCACGGCCGCGCCCGTTTCCGCCGGAGCGGCGAAGGCGCTGGCCGTCCAGACGGGAACCGAGCAAAGGGCCAGCAGCGCCAGCATGGCCAGCAGGGCCGAGACGGGCAGCAGGGCCAGGAGCGGCGCGGCGCCGGAAAGACCGGAAGCGGCGCGGCCGCTTGGCTTGGGCAGGGATATGCGTGCGGCGGAAGATGGCATGGAGGCCTCCTAGAAGCTCACCTTGGAGCGTTCGCCGCCGGAGATGATCTCCACGCTGCGCGCGGCGGGCGCGGCGGCGCGCCGGGTCTTGGCGGTCGGTCTCTGGGCCGGGCGCAGCGCGGCCAGCGCCTTGTCCACGTCCACCCCCTCGGTGAGCACCGAGGCGTCGTCCGTCTCGTTGCGCAGGGCGAAGTGCAGGGAGCCCTGGCTCGCGGCGAGGGCCAGGCGTTCGCTTTCCTCCGGGCTCACTTCCAGGGTGTAGGTGTCCACGGAAGAGGGCTCGCCGCCTTCGGGCGGAGCCTCGAATTCCACGCCCGTGGCCAGCACGAGCACGTTTTCGAGCACGAGCTTGGTCGTGGGCTGGCTGGCGCGTTCCCCGGCCATGAGCGTCGCCAGCACGTCCACCCTGTCGCCGGGACGGACGAATCCGGCCAGGCCCATGACCTGGTTGCCCTTGACGGCCATGGCCCGGTGTCCGGGAGCGATCATGGCGCTGACTCCGCCGGTGCGCACGTCCTTGGGCGCGAGGCGCAGTTCGGTCACGGGGTCGTTGGCGGCCAGGGGCGAGGAGAGCACGCGGCCCTCCAACTCGGCCTTTTCCGTGAAGGACTTGGCCGGAAGGCTCTGGGGCAGGAAGGGGGCGGTGGTCAGCGACTCGGCCGTGAGCTTGGTGCCGCGCGGCAGGTCGCGGGCCGCCACGACCACGTCCACGGTCCGGGGCCTCGCGGCCTGGACCTCGTTTCGGGGCGCGGCCTCGCGCATCCAGTTGTAGAGCAGCAGTCCGGTGACTCCGGCCAGCACCAGGGCCAGCGCGATCTGGAGCAGGGTCTTGGCGGCGCGGCTCATCATGGTTCCCCTTTGCCTAGAAGGATCCGGCCACAAGGCCGGTCAGGTGTTGGATCTGCCCGGTGGCGCGGAGCATGGCCGCTCCGGTTCCGGCGGCGATGGCCAGCCCGTAGCAGAGCCGGGGCAGGGTCTCGCCGCCGCGCACAGGGGCGTATTCGGCCTTGCGGCTGGCCAGCAGCAGCCAGAGCGCGGCCCAGAAATTTCGCAGGATGCGGCCGAGCATGGGCCGGTGGCGCAGGAGCAGCACGGCCAGGGCGTAGACCCCGCCGGCAAGGCTCGAATACAGGAAGGCGTCCACCGTCACCTGCCAGCCGAGACAGGCGCCCACGGCGGCCAGGAGCTTCACGTCGCCGCCGCCCATGACCCCGAAGAGGTAGGGCGGGAGCATCAGCGCGAGACCGACGCCCATGCCCGCCAGGGCGAAGAGCACGCCGCCCGCGCCGCTTTGCGGCCCGAAGACGAAGCCGCCGAGGCCGTGGAAGAGAATCCCGAAAAGGGCGGTGCTCAGGGTCAGGCTGTTGGGAATGCGCTGCTCGCGAAGGTCCGTGAACACGGCCAGGCCGAGCGAGGCCAGAAGAAATACGGCGATGTATGGATGCATGGTCCCCCCGGAAGTCGGATTGGCGCGCCGGTCCCCGGCTCCCATCCTCCCCAGGAGGAGCGAGGCAAGGGCCCGCCCGAGTGCGGGTCGGACGGGCCCTTCCGGTGCTTGCTTTCTCGCGTCGGCCTAGCTGGAGCTGCCGGCTCCGGCCATGTCGTCCGCAACGCCCTGGAAGGTGTCGCGCACGCTGGTGCCCAGGGCGGTGACCGCGCCCACGATGAAGGCCGCGATCAGGGCGGCGATCAGGCCATACTCAAGGGCGGTGGCGCCCTGCTCGTCCTTCACCAGGTTCATGATACGGTTCAACATGGTTCTCTCCTCCAAGTTTTGATTTCTTTTCGCGTTGGCGAAATGCTCATCAGTCTTGCCTCTCCTTGAGCAACCCGCGTGCCAAAGCCGAGCGGACAAGGAGAGATTTTCATTAATGATAGTGATGACAGGGCCTTGGAGATGCCGATGCATTGCTTCGGCCTTTTTGAGAGACGCGGCTGCGCTCCTGCGCAATCCACGATTCGTGGGGCGGGCTGGTTTGTGATTGGCCGGGAAAGCTGTTTTGGGTGTGATGTCAGTAGGATACGTCGATCCACAAAAAATGGATCGCATTCAGGGGCCGGGTCGGCTGGGGGGGCATGGACGCGAACGCGCGCGGCCGCCTGCGCGGGGCTGGATGCCCCGTGGCGCGGATGTCCTTCTCAGGCAAGGTGTTGGGGGCTAGTCGTCGAGGCTGGCCGGATCGATGCCGTGCTTCTGGAGCTTGTTCCAGAGGTTCTTGGGCGTGACGCCCAGGCGCTTGGCCGCTTCGGTCTGCACCCCGCCGGAGTGGCGCAGGGCGCTGACGATCAGGTCGCGTTCGTATTCGAGCAGCGCGTCCTTGAGCTGCACCGATCCTTCGGGCGGGACGCCGATGGGCGGGCTTTCGGCCTGGGCCGCGGCAGCCGCGTCCGCAGGGGAGCGCTGCAAGGCCATGTTCACGTCCTCGTCCGTGATCACCCCGCCCCGGCAGAAGATGGCGGCCCGTTCCAGGGTATTGGCCAGCTGGCGCACGTTGCCGGGCCAGTGGTAGCCGAACATGATCCGGGTTCCGCTTTTGGAGACACCGCGGATGTCCGTGCCCAGCTTGCGGTTGATGCCGGCGAGGAAGTGCTCGCAGAGCAGGGGGATGTCCTCCATGCGCTCGCGCAGGGCGGGCAGGGGGATGGCGGCCACGTTCAGGCGGTAGAAGAGATCGGAGCGGAACTGCTTTTCCTGCACGCGTTCGGCCAGATCCTGGTTGGTGGCGGCGATGATGCGCACGTCGAAGGACACGGGCTTGGCTCCGCCCAGCCGCTCGACCTGCTTCTGCTCCACGGCGCGCAGGAGCTTGGGTTGCAGATGCAGGGGCATGTCCCCGATTTCGTCCAGCAGGATGGTGCCGCCCTGAGCCAGCTCGAACTTGCCCTTCTTGGCCGCGGCCGCGCCGGTGAACGCGCCCTTCTCGTGGCCGAAGAGCTCGGATTCGAGCAGGTTTTCCGGAATGGCCGCGCAGTTGAGCTTGATGAACGGCCCGGCGGCGCGCTCGGAAAGGGCGTGGATCGTGTCCGAGATCAGCTCCTTGCCCGTGCCGGTTTCCCCGGTCACGAGCACGTTGGCGTCCAGCGGCGCGACCCGTTCGATGAGTTCCACCACGCGGCGCATGGCCGCGCTCTGGCCGATGATCCGTTCGGAAGGGCCTCGGCTGCCGAGGGAGCGGCGCAGTTCCTGGACTTCATGCTGGAGGCGGCGCTTTTCCAGGGCGCGGCGGATGACCACTTCCATCTCGCCCAGGCTGAAGGGCTTGGTGAAATAGTCGTAGGCTCCGTGCTGGAGCGCCTCCACGGCGCAGTCGCGCGAGGCGTGGGCGGTCATGATGATGATGTCCACGAGCGGGTCGGCGCGGTGCAGGTGTTCCAGGGCCTCGATGCCGTCCATGCCGGGCAGGCGCACGTCGTGCAGGACGATGTCGAACCCGCCCTCGGCCACGAACCGGATGCCGGTCTCGGCGTCGCCCGCCTCGCCCACCTCCCAGCCCCTGGCTTCCAGGGCCTCGCGCAGCATGCCCCGAAACGCGGCGTCGTCGTCCACTACGAGAATTCGTTCCGCCATGTGTCCCCTCGTGTCTCCATCCTATACTAATCGATCAGAACAATCCACGTTTTGTGGATCAGCGGTCTTCATCAATAGCCGGCGCGGATTCGGCCCGGTGTCGGAGAAATATGAATACTGCTTCGTTTCAGCAGGTTGCGCTTCGAAGAGACAGGGCGACCCCCGCTGGCATGGCTGTTGCTATCTACTAAATGCACGAGGGGTGCGGCGCAAACGCCGCCCGAACGGAACAACCGAGAGGAATGAAGATGCGGAACCTGAACAGAGGCGGACGAAGCCGCGAAAAGAACAAGAGCCAGCGCGGCGCCGCAGCGGTGGAAGCGGGATTTCTGCTTCCCCTGGTTCTCTTCGTCATGCTGGGCCTGATGGATCTCGGGCGCTATCTCTGGGTGCAGGACGTGGTCCGCGAGGCCGCATCGCAGGGATTGCGCATGGCCGTGCTGCACGAGCCGGACGAGGCCGCCGTCGAAGACGCGGCCATCCGCGAGGTCCGCAAGGGCGGCCTGCGCCTGGACCCGTCCGTGGCCGTGGGGCCGCGCCAGCCCGGCAATTTCACCAATGTCCAAGTCAGCGTTCCTTTCTCTTTTCTCTTTCTTCCCGACCTTGGCGAAACCGACTCCTGGGCCGTCAGCGCTTCGGCCGAGGGCATTTGCGAGCGATAGGAGGGAAGATGCGCAGAGAACGATTTGCGGACAAGGCTCCCCAGCGGGGCATGGTCACATTGGAAGTGGCCGTCATGTTGTGCTTTTTCCTTTTGCCGTTCGTCTTCGGCGTGATCGACGCTTCGCGCTACCTCGCCGTGGGCGGGGCCGTGACCCGCGCGGCGCGCGAGGGAGCTGTCTGGGCCGCGCGCGGGCGCGATCCGAGCGAGGCCGTGTTCGCCTCGCTGCGTTCCGCAGGTTTGGACGAATCCCGGGCCAGCGTGACCTTCGTGGGGCAGGACGAGGAATCCGGCGGGCACGTCCGCGTGCAGGTGGGGTTCGACCTTTCCGGCTACACCGCGCTGCCCTGGGACAGCGTGCTGCCCTCCCTGGCCGAGGCTTCCGTGGAGGTGCGCCATGAGTAGCGGATATCGGCGCATCCGGACCCGGCTCTCCCGGCTTCCCGCGGACGAAGGCGGCGTGGTCAGCATGCTCTACGGCCTGCTCGTGGTCGTGCTCTTCGGGTTCGCCGCCTTTGCCGTGGACACCTCCTACATGCATCTCAAGCGGACCCGGCTGCAAAACGCGGCGGACGCCGCTGTTCTTGCCGGGGCTTCGGGCCTGCTGGCCTACGGCGACGACCTGGACCTGGTCCGGGCGGACATGCTCGACTACGCCCGCGCCAACCTCGCCGCGTCCGACGATCCTGAGAACGCGGTGCGCGAGAGCGACGTGATTTTTTTGCGGGACGGCGTGCCCGACACGGAGCATCCCAACCAGGTGGAAATCACCATCCGGCGCGCTTTGGATCGCGGCAACGCGCTGGCCCTGAATTTCGGCCCGGTGATCGGGGTGGACAGCGCGGACCTGTCGGCCACGGCACGGGCCGGGCTGGCCGGAGCCTGCGGCAGCAAGTGCGCGAAGCCCTTCATCGTGCCCGCCAAGTTCGAGTGGGACGACTATGCGGATGATGACCCCAAGGTGCGCGGCAACGGCAGCCTCGACGTGGGCAGCGCCGCCGAGATGGCCTCCGTCGTGACCCTGGGCTGGGCCGATGCGGACAAGGGCGCGCGGATTCTGCTCAAGCCGGGCGATCCGGCGGACGCCGTGGTTCCAGGCCAATACAATCTCATCGACCTGCCGCCCGTCAACAAGGGAGTGCCCGTGCCCGGCGGGGCCATGCTCCGGGAGAACATCCTGGGCTGCGACGGAAGCAATTCCGAGGCCGTGGTCGAGCCGGGCGACGAGGTCCAGCTCGAACCGGGAAACACGACCGGCCCGGTCAAGCAGGGCATCCGGGAACTCATCGGCCTGGACGCGAACGCGTATTGGGACGACGCCACGCAGTCGGTCAAGGGCAGCGAGCACGCCGACCCCATGGCCAGCCCTCGTGTGGCCGTGGTGGCCTTCTACGATCCTCGTTTCCCGCCGGTTTCCGGACGGGTCACGCAGCGCGTCTTCCAGGTCGGCGCGGTGTTCATCGAGAACATCGACGGGCAGGGCACGGTGACGGCCCGGTTTATGGAAGCGTTGGCCCGTTCCCCCGAACAGGGGGACGGAGCATGCGGCGATTATTTTCTATTCCTGCCCCGGCTGCTGCTGGATTCCGGCAGGAGCGGATGAACCCGGCGAACGGACGGCGCGGCGGAGGAACGAACATGGCATCTGGAAACGGAGAACGCGGCCTGGCCGCGATGGAACTGGCCCTGGCCCTGCCCCTGATCCTGGCGCTGCTGCTGATGCTGGTGGAGGGCGCGGGAGCCATGCACACCTATTCGGTGATCAGCGACGCGAGCCGGGAGGGCGCGCGGCTTGTGCTCCGGGCCGGGGACACGTCGGGAGTGGGCGCGCTGGTGGACAGCGTGGCCGCGCAATTGCCCGGAGACGACCTGCAAACCACAGTGGTCTTGGACGGCGGGGGGCAGTCCGTGACCGTCGAGGTATCCTATGCATACGAACCTTTCTTCGGCGTCGGCAGCGGCCTTCTCGGCCTGCTCTGGGACGTCGCCCCGATCCTGCGCGCCCGCACGACCATGCCGCTGCCGTAGGGCGCGCGGCCAGTCCGGCGCGGTCAACATCGTGCTGGCCGTGCTCAT
This window contains:
- a CDS encoding type II and III secretion system protein family protein codes for the protein MPSSAARISLPKPSGRAASGLSGAAPLLALLPVSALLAMLALLALCSVPVWTASAFAAPAETGAAVMERPMSLELHTGKSVILRPEADVTRVSLAAPEQADVIVVSPRQVYISGKTPGTTTLTLWGAGDRIMRVYDLAVTADVTEIKRMLHQVLPGEPDIQVMPTGGSVTLSGTVSSTANLSTALALAENYAPEKVVNLLQVGGVHQVMLEVRIAEMNRSVTRRLGFNFHFTDGKNVTYSLLNNLTGLSNGVTTFGENVSGWISGSIAGTTGFDLFLDALKTNGLAKILAEPNLVCLSGETANFLAGGEIPVPVPSGLGTLAIEYKPFGVWLEFTPTVLGNGKINLVVSPEVSELDPDHGVTIESINVPALTTRRASTTIELADGQTFAVAGLLKDNLRENVHKVPGLGELPVLGMLFRSSDYLKEQSELVILVTPHLAKPLDRASQSLPTDGFNDPSEMEFFLFGMTDGLSADSGAQRAAPPVPDESTGFDGEFGHSMPN
- the cpaB gene encoding Flp pilus assembly protein CpaB; this encodes MSRAAKTLLQIALALVLAGVTGLLLYNWMREAAPRNEVQAARPRTVDVVVAARDLPRGTKLTAESLTTAPFLPQSLPAKSFTEKAELEGRVLSSPLAANDPVTELRLAPKDVRTGGVSAMIAPGHRAMAVKGNQVMGLAGFVRPGDRVDVLATLMAGERASQPTTKLVLENVLVLATGVEFEAPPEGGEPSSVDTYTLEVSPEESERLALAASQGSLHFALRNETDDASVLTEGVDVDKALAALRPAQRPTAKTRRAAAPAARSVEIISGGERSKVSF
- a CDS encoding A24 family peptidase, yielding MHPYIAVFLLASLGLAVFTDLREQRIPNSLTLSTALFGILFHGLGGFVFGPQSGAGGVLFALAGMGVGLALMLPPYLFGVMGGGDVKLLAAVGACLGWQVTVDAFLYSSLAGGVYALAVLLLRHRPMLGRILRNFWAALWLLLASRKAEYAPVRGGETLPRLCYGLAIAAGTGAAMLRATGQIQHLTGLVAGSF
- a CDS encoding Flp family type IVb pilin, with the translated sequence MLNRIMNLVKDEQGATALEYGLIAALIAAFIVGAVTALGTSVRDTFQGVADDMAGAGSSS
- a CDS encoding sigma-54-dependent transcriptional regulator; protein product: MAERILVVDDDAAFRGMLREALEARGWEVGEAGDAETGIRFVAEGGFDIVLHDVRLPGMDGIEALEHLHRADPLVDIIIMTAHASRDCAVEALQHGAYDYFTKPFSLGEMEVVIRRALEKRRLQHEVQELRRSLGSRGPSERIIGQSAAMRRVVELIERVAPLDANVLVTGETGTGKELISDTIHALSERAAGPFIKLNCAAIPENLLESELFGHEKGAFTGAAAAKKGKFELAQGGTILLDEIGDMPLHLQPKLLRAVEQKQVERLGGAKPVSFDVRIIAATNQDLAERVQEKQFRSDLFYRLNVAAIPLPALRERMEDIPLLCEHFLAGINRKLGTDIRGVSKSGTRIMFGYHWPGNVRQLANTLERAAIFCRGGVITDEDVNMALQRSPADAAAAAQAESPPIGVPPEGSVQLKDALLEYERDLIVSALRHSGGVQTEAAKRLGVTPKNLWNKLQKHGIDPASLDD
- a CDS encoding TadE/TadG family type IV pilus assembly protein, with amino-acid sequence MRNLNRGGRSREKNKSQRGAAAVEAGFLLPLVLFVMLGLMDLGRYLWVQDVVREAASQGLRMAVLHEPDEAAVEDAAIREVRKGGLRLDPSVAVGPRQPGNFTNVQVSVPFSFLFLPDLGETDSWAVSASAEGICER
- a CDS encoding TadE/TadG family type IV pilus assembly protein — protein: MRRERFADKAPQRGMVTLEVAVMLCFFLLPFVFGVIDASRYLAVGGAVTRAAREGAVWAARGRDPSEAVFASLRSAGLDESRASVTFVGQDEESGGHVRVQVGFDLSGYTALPWDSVLPSLAEASVEVRHE
- a CDS encoding pilus assembly protein TadG-related protein, translating into MSSGYRRIRTRLSRLPADEGGVVSMLYGLLVVVLFGFAAFAVDTSYMHLKRTRLQNAADAAVLAGASGLLAYGDDLDLVRADMLDYARANLAASDDPENAVRESDVIFLRDGVPDTEHPNQVEITIRRALDRGNALALNFGPVIGVDSADLSATARAGLAGACGSKCAKPFIVPAKFEWDDYADDDPKVRGNGSLDVGSAAEMASVVTLGWADADKGARILLKPGDPADAVVPGQYNLIDLPPVNKGVPVPGGAMLRENILGCDGSNSEAVVEPGDEVQLEPGNTTGPVKQGIRELIGLDANAYWDDATQSVKGSEHADPMASPRVAVVAFYDPRFPPVSGRVTQRVFQVGAVFIENIDGQGTVTARFMEALARSPEQGDGACGDYFLFLPRLLLDSGRSG
- a CDS encoding TadE/TadG family type IV pilus assembly protein, producing the protein MASGNGERGLAAMELALALPLILALLLMLVEGAGAMHTYSVISDASREGARLVLRAGDTSGVGALVDSVAAQLPGDDLQTTVVLDGGGQSVTVEVSYAYEPFFGVGSGLLGLLWDVAPILRARTTMPLP